A single window of Eucalyptus grandis isolate ANBG69807.140 chromosome 1, ASM1654582v1, whole genome shotgun sequence DNA harbors:
- the LOC104432194 gene encoding polygalacturonase inhibitor-like translates to MELSNLVHASAIPSTTLHKSSNNNNVEPPPPNTDCCNGSSIYCDLTTHRIVSLFITDGGFAPTAPIPTAISNLAALEDLALQNLTGLSGSIPPAIVNLKDLKDLKFITFTAINLAGTIPSYLSLLKNLTYLNLSSNKLTGSIPSSVLRIPKLQYLGLDGNQLTGTIPESLKLLDGNLPYLVPSDNQLSSEVPASFRGFNFGYMNLARNMLRGDGSVFFGANKTTEKINLSGNAFEFDLSRVELQESLTGLDLSHNRISAELESLDLSYNALCGKIPAGGQMQSFGYESYFHNRCLCGAPLESCK, encoded by the exons ATGGAGTTATCCAATCTTGTCCATGCAAGTGCAATCCCATCCACCACCCTCCACAAGTCCTCCAACAACAACAATGTTGAACCACCCCC ACCCAACACCGACTGCTGCAACGGGTCCTCCATCTACTGCGACCTCACCACCCACCGCATCGTCTCCCTCTTCATCACCGACGGTGGCTTCGCCCCCACCGCCCCCATCCCAACCGCCATCAGCAACCTCGCCGCCCTTGAGGACCTCGCCCTCCAGAACCTAACGGGCCTTTCCGGCTCCATCCCGCCCGCCATTGTCAACCTCAAGGACCTCAAGGACCTCAAGTTCATCACCTTCACCGCCATCAACCTCGCCGGGACCATCCCTTCTTATCTCAGCCTCCTCAAGAACCTGACGTACCTGAACCTATCCTCCAACAAACTCACCGGGTCGATCCCGAGCTCGGTCTTGCGGATCCCGAAGCTCCAGTACCTCGGCCTCGACGGCAACCAGCTCACCGGGACGATCCCCGAGTCGCTGAAGCTGCTGGACGGGAACCTACCGTACCTGGTCCCGTCGGACAACCAGCTCTCCAGCGAGGTCCCCGCTTCATTCCGAGGGTTCAACTTCGGATATATGAATCTGGCCCGAAACATGCTGCGGGGGGACGGGTCGGTGTTCTTCGGGGCAAACAAGACCACGGAGAAGATCAACCTCTCGGGGAACGCGTTCGAGTTCGACCTATCGAGGGTCGAGTTACAAGAGAGCCTGACTGGACTGGACCTGAGCCACAACAGGATCTCCGCTGAGCTCGAGTCTTTGGACCTGAGTTACAACGCGCTGTGCGGGAAGATTCCGGCCGGAGGGCAAATGCAGAGCTTCGGTTACGAGTCCTACTTCCACAACCGGTGCTTGTGCGGTGCTCCTCTTGAGAGCTGCAAGTGA